One Lujinxingia sediminis DNA window includes the following coding sequences:
- a CDS encoding ATP-binding cassette domain-containing protein — protein sequence MIALYDVKVPTCGAGRADARALSWRVERGQWAEVVGGAGSGKSALFEVITLMSQPLSGRLVVAGRNLERVGRGGLSAVRQEIGACAQWPQVLVGRTVVEHAVLPMVARGGASGALAAAEAVLEGLGLEHLRDVPGSQLSAQDRMLVGVMMATVGSPKLVVIDAVHEALEAAWRGRVLSWLWQLKERGSTVVVLGRRPTSRSSGGEILRLDAVAPEAALC from the coding sequence ATGATTGCATTGTATGACGTGAAAGTTCCCACCTGTGGTGCGGGGCGCGCAGACGCGCGTGCGCTCAGCTGGCGTGTGGAGCGGGGGCAGTGGGCTGAGGTTGTGGGTGGAGCCGGCAGCGGCAAGAGCGCGCTCTTTGAGGTGATCACGTTGATGAGCCAGCCGCTCTCGGGCCGACTGGTCGTGGCAGGACGTAACCTGGAGCGGGTGGGGCGAGGGGGGCTGAGTGCGGTACGGCAAGAGATCGGTGCGTGTGCGCAGTGGCCGCAGGTGTTGGTCGGGCGTACGGTGGTGGAACATGCGGTGTTGCCGATGGTCGCGCGTGGTGGGGCCTCGGGGGCGCTTGCTGCCGCCGAGGCGGTGCTGGAGGGGCTGGGGCTTGAGCACCTGCGCGACGTGCCCGGGAGCCAGCTTAGCGCCCAGGATCGCATGCTTGTCGGCGTGATGATGGCCACGGTCGGGAGCCCGAAACTTGTGGTGATCGACGCGGTGCATGAGGCGCTGGAGGCGGCCTGGCGAGGACGCGTGCTCTCCTGGTTGTGGCAGCTCAAAGAGCGGGGCAGCACCGTGGTGGTCCTGGGTCGCCGGCCGACGAGTCGGTCCTCGGGAGGTGAGATCTTGCGTCTGGATGCGGTGGCACCGGAGGCGGCGCTATGTTGA
- a CDS encoding glycosyltransferase encodes MNLLVLTSSYPRFEGDGAGAFVARWCESLAARGHRVRVLCFRGEGAPPGSPREVGGVRVRFVPYAPRAQERLFFGAGGPENLEKTPALAALMVPAAAAMLAAGLQELRAERADRIVGHWVLPGGVLARALGRLTGVPSVVVGHSGGVHALGRLPRGVARVVAGEMLAGPVTMSSGVLAGRLCDLAARPGALASVVVAPMGYDTPGEGGEGKPPGARHTLRVGFMGRLVPIKGVDRAIEVVGELRSAGVDVTLEIAGDGPERRGLEARSGKGIAFLGHVSGAKKSAFLKGIDVFLLPSRRLNGGRHEGMPVSLLEAAGCGAVPVVGEVPGVERWLAEPGWQMAHDDAGLRAALQRAARLKAGDPEGFEALRKASRRCVATLRWPEYGLRWERWLEEPACLFWDGDPGG; translated from the coding sequence ATGAACCTTCTGGTGTTGACCAGCAGCTACCCGCGTTTTGAGGGCGACGGGGCCGGCGCCTTTGTGGCGCGCTGGTGTGAGAGCCTGGCCGCGCGGGGGCACCGCGTGCGGGTGTTATGCTTTCGTGGCGAGGGAGCTCCACCCGGTTCGCCGCGGGAGGTGGGCGGGGTCCGCGTGCGTTTTGTGCCCTATGCGCCGCGCGCGCAGGAGCGCCTGTTCTTTGGTGCCGGCGGCCCGGAGAATCTGGAGAAGACGCCGGCGCTGGCCGCTCTGATGGTGCCGGCTGCAGCGGCGATGCTGGCTGCGGGGTTGCAGGAGCTGCGCGCCGAGCGTGCCGATCGCATCGTGGGGCATTGGGTGCTTCCCGGCGGGGTGCTGGCCCGGGCGCTGGGTCGGCTCACCGGGGTGCCCTCGGTGGTGGTGGGGCATTCGGGCGGGGTGCATGCGCTGGGTCGGCTGCCGCGCGGGGTGGCGCGTGTGGTGGCCGGTGAGATGCTGGCCGGGCCGGTGACGATGAGCAGCGGGGTGCTCGCCGGCAGGCTCTGTGATCTGGCGGCCCGACCCGGGGCGCTGGCCTCGGTGGTGGTGGCACCGATGGGCTACGATACGCCGGGTGAGGGTGGCGAGGGCAAACCTCCGGGGGCACGACACACGTTGAGGGTGGGGTTTATGGGCAGGCTGGTCCCGATCAAGGGCGTGGACCGGGCCATTGAGGTGGTCGGCGAGCTGCGGTCGGCGGGCGTTGATGTCACGCTGGAGATCGCCGGCGATGGGCCGGAGCGCCGGGGGTTGGAGGCGCGTTCCGGCAAGGGCATCGCTTTTCTGGGGCATGTAAGCGGAGCGAAGAAGTCGGCATTTCTCAAGGGGATCGACGTATTTCTTCTGCCCTCGCGCCGCCTCAACGGGGGCCGTCATGAGGGGATGCCTGTCTCGCTGCTTGAGGCTGCGGGGTGTGGTGCGGTGCCGGTGGTCGGGGAGGTGCCCGGGGTGGAGCGCTGGCTGGCCGAGCCCGGCTGGCAGATGGCGCATGACGACGCCGGGCTGCGCGCGGCGTTGCAGCGCGCAGCCCGGCTGAAGGCAGGCGATCCCGAGGGGTTTGAAGCATTGCGCAAGGCCAGCCGCCGGTGCGTGGCGACGCTGCGCTGGCCGGAGTACGGCCTGCGCTGGGAGCGCTGGCTGGAGGAGCCGGCGTGCCTTTTCTGGGATGGTGATCCCGGAGGTTAA
- a CDS encoding isochorismatase family protein, which translates to MTDIYLGSKSALLVVDVQERLLKAMPEPEMERCLHATKTLVELAQEVGAQIVYTEQYPRGLGPTEASLLQSLNDAGAERVEKMTFDACAAPEFHRFLIELPKRIVVCGMEAHICVQATVRALLEHRHRVFVPFDAVISRRLENRDNGLRVMEQAGAVITNYETVVFDALRSAEHPAFKRFSKMVR; encoded by the coding sequence ATGACTGACATCTACCTTGGTTCAAAATCCGCGCTGCTGGTGGTCGACGTCCAGGAGCGTCTGCTCAAGGCGATGCCCGAGCCCGAGATGGAGCGCTGCCTCCATGCCACCAAAACACTGGTGGAGCTAGCCCAGGAGGTGGGCGCCCAGATCGTCTACACCGAGCAGTACCCCCGGGGCCTGGGGCCTACCGAAGCCTCACTCCTCCAGTCGCTCAACGACGCCGGCGCAGAACGCGTCGAAAAGATGACCTTTGATGCCTGTGCCGCTCCGGAGTTTCACCGCTTCCTGATCGAACTTCCCAAACGCATCGTCGTCTGCGGCATGGAGGCCCATATCTGTGTGCAGGCTACGGTGCGCGCGCTGCTCGAACACCGCCACCGAGTCTTCGTGCCCTTCGACGCGGTGATCAGCCGCCGTCTGGAGAACCGCGACAACGGCCTGCGGGTGATGGAGCAGGCCGGCGCCGTCATCACCAACTACGAGACAGTGGTCTTCGATGCGCTGCGCAGTGCAGAGCACCCCGCCTTCAAGCGCTTCTCCAAAATGGTGCGCTGA
- a CDS encoding cell division protein FtsX produces MLRSPLVALSQRRVWTACVLLGLAATLSLGGVLALGGWQLERAQQSAATQYWPAIYVEGQPESAQLDVLIAEVEGWSRVDQVHRRSPEESLDLLRERLGEEEVRRMGLDASLLPVVLEVEPSMLGQGSEALAARVAALEVREEVVAVDLPESQALEALAAWRAIRAGVWLSWALALMGALMGLGGLVWRLREEERAEQTMLEQFGASRVALGRPTLIRGLVLGGAAGVLAAPATLMLFSGFRAALQPLLVDATLSAAAAVPVMLAQVVGGALLGTLIGWVLRRPRQSDTAPGALRPLLDWRLP; encoded by the coding sequence ATGTTGAGAAGTCCGCTTGTGGCGCTGAGTCAGAGGCGCGTCTGGACGGCGTGTGTGCTTCTGGGATTGGCCGCCACGTTGAGCCTGGGAGGAGTGCTCGCGCTGGGGGGCTGGCAGCTGGAGCGCGCGCAGCAGAGCGCGGCGACGCAGTACTGGCCGGCTATTTACGTGGAGGGCCAGCCGGAGAGCGCGCAGCTCGACGTGCTCATCGCCGAGGTCGAGGGGTGGTCGCGGGTCGACCAGGTGCATCGACGCTCGCCAGAAGAGAGTTTGGATCTTTTGCGCGAGCGCCTCGGCGAGGAGGAGGTGCGTCGGATGGGGCTCGATGCCTCGCTTCTGCCGGTGGTGTTGGAGGTGGAGCCTTCGATGCTTGGGCAGGGCAGTGAGGCGCTGGCGGCCCGGGTTGCGGCGCTGGAGGTGCGGGAGGAGGTGGTGGCCGTGGATCTTCCCGAGTCGCAGGCGTTGGAGGCGCTGGCCGCCTGGCGGGCGATTCGCGCCGGGGTGTGGTTGTCCTGGGCGCTGGCGCTGATGGGGGCGTTGATGGGACTGGGCGGCCTGGTGTGGCGACTTCGTGAAGAGGAGCGCGCCGAACAGACGATGCTGGAGCAGTTTGGAGCTTCGCGCGTGGCGCTGGGCCGCCCCACGTTGATTCGCGGGCTGGTGCTGGGCGGGGCGGCCGGCGTGCTGGCCGCCCCGGCCACTCTTATGCTCTTCAGTGGGTTTCGCGCCGCGCTCCAGCCCCTGCTCGTCGATGCGACGCTGAGCGCGGCGGCGGCCGTGCCGGTCATGCTCGCTCAGGTGGTCGGCGGCGCGCTCCTGGGCACGCTGATCGGGTGGGTGCTGCGCCGCCCCCGTCAGTCCGACACGGCTCCAGGCGCGCTGCGCCCCCTGCTGGACTGGAGGCTTCCATGA
- a CDS encoding murein hydrolase activator EnvC family protein, whose amino-acid sequence MTTRRSGARRLAGAVLLALFLSSPAGAEVPAAEGPNAPGWLKGLDARERDAIALDEELERQLAQARALDASGDLVMADEHAVWRATRGMRREISTRRAAWDAATRKVARQPVWQPPARADRVKRLLELSELAAMATLHDELDTLGELARGVERGAELLTWRTRLDVSIAEQQALIAARKRERALWIEQALHQGGSGLHLAYVQAAQALEEAEASMPENPSTADFHRKKGALVPPVSAPVTHPFGPRKLKGTQSTVRHTGLTFEVEVGTDVRPVSEGLVVYAERFVGYGLVVIVDHGGDYHSLYAHLERIEVEVGQRVGRADVLGTSGESGRLEGPGLYFELRERGRPVDPAPWFVTR is encoded by the coding sequence ATGACGACCCGACGCTCCGGTGCTCGCCGGCTTGCCGGCGCTGTGCTTCTGGCGCTTTTTCTAAGCTCACCGGCCGGCGCCGAGGTTCCGGCGGCCGAAGGCCCGAATGCGCCCGGGTGGCTCAAGGGGCTTGATGCCCGTGAGCGCGACGCAATCGCGCTTGATGAAGAGCTCGAACGCCAGCTTGCGCAGGCCCGCGCGCTCGACGCCAGCGGCGACCTTGTGATGGCCGATGAGCACGCCGTCTGGCGTGCTACCCGGGGGATGCGACGCGAGATCAGCACTCGCCGGGCCGCATGGGACGCGGCCACGCGCAAGGTCGCCCGTCAGCCAGTGTGGCAGCCGCCGGCGCGCGCCGACCGCGTTAAACGCCTGCTTGAGCTGAGTGAGCTGGCGGCGATGGCCACGCTCCACGATGAGCTCGATACGCTCGGGGAGCTGGCCCGCGGGGTGGAGCGGGGGGCCGAGCTTTTGACCTGGCGCACCCGACTCGATGTGAGCATCGCCGAGCAGCAGGCGCTGATCGCCGCGCGAAAGCGCGAGCGCGCGCTGTGGATCGAGCAGGCGCTTCATCAGGGGGGCTCCGGGCTTCATCTGGCCTACGTGCAGGCCGCCCAGGCGCTGGAAGAGGCCGAGGCGTCGATGCCCGAAAACCCCTCGACGGCGGACTTTCACCGAAAGAAGGGGGCATTGGTGCCGCCGGTGAGCGCGCCGGTGACCCATCCCTTCGGGCCGCGAAAACTCAAGGGCACCCAGAGTACGGTGCGCCATACCGGCCTGACCTTTGAGGTGGAGGTGGGCACCGATGTGCGGCCGGTCTCCGAGGGGTTGGTGGTCTATGCCGAGCGTTTTGTGGGCTACGGGCTGGTGGTGATCGTGGACCACGGAGGCGACTACCACTCGCTCTACGCTCACCTTGAGCGCATCGAGGTGGAGGTGGGCCAGCGGGTGGGGCGCGCCGATGTGCTGGGGACCTCCGGGGAGAGCGGTCGGCTGGAGGGGCCGGGGCTTTATTTTGAGTTGCGGGAGCGCGGGCGCCCGGTGGATCCCGCGCCCTGGTTTGTGACCCGTTAA
- a CDS encoding glycosyltransferase family 2 protein translates to MLEGKRIAVVVPAYCEEAILPRTLAGLPDFVDQVIVVDDGSPDRTFEVARALARDEARVEVVRLGFNQGVGRAIVCGYERALAMGADVVVVMAADDQMDPADLPAVLAPLLQGCADYVKGNRLRHPEIGRMPPLRRAGTAVLARMTSLVSGLEGLEDTQCGYTAISRQMLKALPLRELYPRYGYPNDMLIRLAEQGARVVQPVVRPVYADEVSGLKISRVVGPISGILLRGAVRRVRRLKVSGSVRGEVVTLRAGAACEGAGALAGAQSWDDALAAAE, encoded by the coding sequence ATGTTGGAAGGAAAACGCATCGCCGTGGTGGTGCCGGCCTATTGCGAAGAGGCGATCTTGCCCCGCACTCTGGCGGGGCTCCCGGACTTTGTAGACCAGGTGATCGTGGTCGATGATGGCTCCCCGGATCGCACCTTTGAGGTGGCCCGGGCGCTGGCCCGTGATGAGGCGCGGGTGGAGGTGGTGCGCCTGGGCTTTAATCAGGGTGTGGGCCGCGCCATTGTGTGTGGCTATGAGCGCGCGCTGGCGATGGGGGCCGATGTTGTCGTTGTGATGGCTGCAGACGATCAGATGGATCCGGCCGATCTTCCCGCCGTGCTCGCTCCGCTTCTGCAGGGATGCGCGGACTACGTCAAAGGCAACCGCCTTCGCCATCCCGAGATCGGACGCATGCCTCCTCTTCGGCGTGCCGGGACCGCGGTGCTGGCTCGAATGACCAGCCTGGTCAGTGGGCTTGAGGGCCTGGAGGATACCCAGTGTGGCTACACCGCGATCAGCCGCCAGATGCTCAAGGCGTTGCCGCTGCGCGAGCTCTATCCGCGCTATGGATACCCCAACGATATGTTGATTCGCCTGGCGGAGCAGGGCGCCCGGGTGGTTCAACCGGTGGTGCGTCCGGTGTACGCCGATGAGGTCTCCGGGTTGAAGATCTCCCGGGTGGTGGGGCCGATCAGCGGCATTCTGTTGCGGGGGGCGGTGCGGCGAGTGCGTCGTCTCAAGGTCAGCGGGTCGGTGCGCGGAGAAGTTGTCACGCTGCGCGCGGGTGCAGCGTGTGAAGGGGCAGGCGCCCTCGCCGGAGCGCAGTCGTGGGACGATGCGCTCGCTGCGGCCGAGTAA